Below is a genomic region from Nitrospiraceae bacterium.
CCATGATCTTGCGAACCGTGCCCAGGTAGGTTTTTCCGACTTCGACCTCTTCCACGATCCGGTTGACCATTTCCTTGGCCTTCATGGCTGAGGCTTCGTCGATCGACGCAATTGTTACGACGCCGCTGTCCTCGACATTCATCTTCACGCCGCACTCCGCGATGATTCCGCGAATCGTCTTTCCGCCCGGACCGATGATTTCGCGGATTTTGTCCTGTTTCACCTTCATCGTGAAGATGCGCGGAGCAAAAGCCGACAGGTTCGGTCTTGGTGCATCGAGGGCCTTCTGCATGCAGCTCAGGATATGCAATCTACCTGCCTTGGCCTGTTCCAAGGCCTGATGCATGAGAGCCGGTGTAATTCCTCCGATCTTGATGTCCATTTGCAGCGCGGTCACTCCGTCCTTTGTTCCACAGACCTTGAAATCCATGTCGCCCAAATGGTCTTCCAGCCCAAGGATATCGGACAGAATCATTACCCGTTCCCCCTCCTTGATCAATCCCATCGCAATCCCTGCGACCGGTTCTTTGATCGGGACACCCGCATCCATCATCCCCAACGTCCCACCGCAGACCGTTGCCATCGAGGACGATCCGTTCGATTCGAGAATGTCGGACACGATCCGCAGGGTGTAGGGGAACTCCTCTTTGCTCGGAATCACCGGCTTCAGCGCTCGCTCGGCCAAGGCGCCGTGGCCGACCTCTCGACGTCCTGGCGATCTAAGCGGCCTCGCCTCCCCGACGCTGAAAGGAGGAAAGTTGTAATGGAGCATGAAGGTCCTGGTGTATTCCCCTTCGAGTGCGTCGATCCGCTGCTCGTCTTCGGTCGTTCCCAGAGTAATGACGGCTAGGCTCTGAGTTTCGCCACGGGTAAAGAGGGCAGATCCGTGTGCTCGAGGCAGTATGCCGACCTCACAGGTGATCGGACGAATGTCCGCGGGCCCACGCCCGTCCGCACGTGATCGTTTTTCAAGAATCATATTTCGGACTTCTGTATATTCCAGTCCGTGGAAAACCAGCTTCACATGTCGCTCGCGGTTGGGATCGTCGGGGTGCTTCAGTTTCTCGACCGCGTCGCTCATTAA
It encodes:
- the pnp gene encoding polyribonucleotide nucleotidyltransferase, with the protein product MAHTVELDVAGRTLRLETGRVAKQADGSIWATYGDTIVLATAVASQTAKPGVDFLPLTVDYQEKAYAAGKIPGGYFKREGRPSEKEVLTSRLIDRPIRPLFPDGYYFETQVIASVLSADKTGSSDVIGITAASAALAVSDIPFNGPVAGVKIGRVAGQFIVNPDLETLEKSDLHLVVAGTADAVMMVEAGANGLPEATMLQAIELAHAEIKKIVAKINELRVLAGNKPKRIVMTEQIDPALASQVKTLVAQGIRDAIMIPNKTARQERLDQLMSDAVEKLKHPDDPNRERHVKLVFHGLEYTEVRNMILEKRSRADGRGPADIRPITCEVGILPRAHGSALFTRGETQSLAVITLGTTEDEQRIDALEGEYTRTFMLHYNFPPFSVGEARPLRSPGRREVGHGALAERALKPVIPSKEEFPYTLRIVSDILESNGSSSMATVCGGTLGMMDAGVPIKEPVAGIAMGLIKEGERVMILSDILGLEDHLGDMDFKVCGTKDGVTALQMDIKIGGITPALMHQALEQAKAGRLHILSCMQKALDAPRPNLSAFAPRIFTMKVKQDKIREIIGPGGKTIRGIIAECGVKMNVEDSGVVTIASIDEASAMKAKEMVNRIVEEVEVGKTYLGTVRKIMDFGAFVEVLPGTDGLVHISQLAHHRVKSVSDEVAEGDQILVKVLEVDRQGKIRLSRKETMPAPTGAGAKDSSAG